One stretch of Erythrolamprus reginae isolate rEryReg1 chromosome 7, rEryReg1.hap1, whole genome shotgun sequence DNA includes these proteins:
- the LOC139170420 gene encoding uncharacterized protein, with product MSTSASSRLKCLNSPNSFCYICGSFTIPSQRTNISTFVRQAYLAYFKVKIGDQDKSWAPHKVCKQCVERLRMWTKGTRDKLPFGIPMIWQEPRDHSSDCYFCIVKTSGYNKKNKCKIEYPCLPSAIRPVPHSAEIPVPVFNEFPSLEIREYESGEDQSDHNNEDFEIEDDSVRKGFQQYELNDLVRDLGISKEASELLASRLYEKNLLEKGAKVSYFQSRESAFLQYFRSDDGFVYCHNIPGLMEELGISAYNATEWRLFIDSSKWSLKCVLLHNGNLFGSVPIGHSVRLSEEYEDIKKVIDLLQYHTHQWVICVDLKMVCFLLGQQSRCTNYPCFLCMWDNRAREKHWMQSNWPPRSDLKPGDPNILHQPLVDRKNIIFSLLHMKLGLMKQFVKALPIEGDCFKYLISAFPSLSFEKIKAGVFDEPQIGQLVKDEHFIGTMSEIQKNAWLAFQNILGNTQAQNYIEIVHQLLETFKLLGCNMSIKLHFLHSHLANFLENLDAVSVEQGERFYQDLKVMETRYQGRWDVHMMADYCWSIKRECPQIKHSRKSYKRKLLP from the coding sequence ATGTCTACCTCTGCTAGTTCACGTCTAAAGTGCTTAAACAGCCCCAATTCATTTTGTTATATATGTGGCAGCTTTACCATTCCCAGTCAAAGGACTAACATCAGTACATTTGTCAGACAAGCCTATCTTGCCTATTTTAAAGTGAAAATTGGTGATCAAGATAAATCATGGGCCCCTCACAAAGTGTGTAAGCAGTGTGTTGAGCGTTTACGGATGTGGACCAAGGGAACACGTGATAAACTTCCATTTGGTATACCTATGATTTGGCAAGAGCCTAGAGATCATTCAAGTGATTGTTATTTTTGTATAGTGAAAACATCAGGATAtaacaagaaaaacaaatgtaaaatagAGTATCCTTGCTTACCATCAGCTATACGCCCAGTGCCTCATTCAGCTGAAATCCCAGTGCCAGTTTTCAATGAATTCCCCTCTTTGGAAATACGGGAATACGAGTCTGGTGAAGATCAAAGTGACCACAACAATGAAGATTTTGAAATTGAAGATGATTCTGTACGTAAGGGATTTCAGCAGTATGAGTTGAATGATTTGGTACGAGATTTGGGAATATCCAAAGAAGCTTCAGAGCTCTTAGCATCAAGACTATATGAGAAAAACTTGCTTGAAAAGGGAGCTAAGGTATCCTATTTTCAATCAAGAGAAAGTGCATTTCTACAATACTTTCGAAGTGATGATGGATTTGTGTATTGCCATAACATACCTGGTTTAATGGAAGAGTTGGGAATTTCAGCCTATAATGCAACTGAATGGCGACTGTTTATCGATAGCTCAAAGTGGAGCTTGAAGTGTGTTCTCCTCCACAATGGAAATTTATTTGGTTCAGTCCCGATAGGCCATTCAGTTCGTTTGAGTGAAGAATATGAAGACATTAAAAAAGTAATTGATTTGTTGCAATATCACACGCACCAATGGGTCATTTGTGTTGACCTTAAAATGGTCTGCTTCCTTCTTGGCCAGCAAAGCAGATGTACCAACTATCCCTGTTTTTTGTGTATGTGGGACAACAGAGCTCGTGAAAAGCATTGGATGCAGTCAAATTGGCCGCCAAGATCTGACTTGAAACCTGGTGATCCAAACATTCTACATCAGCCACTTGTTGACAGAAAGAACATTATATTTTCACTTCTGCATATGAAATTGGGTCTCATGAAGCAATTTGTTAAAGCTTTGCCAATTGAAGGAGACTGTTTCAAGTATCTCATTTCGGCATTTCCTAGCCTGTCATTTGAAAAGATAAAAGCCGGTGTTTTTGATGAGCCACAGATTGGTCAGCTTGTTAAAGATGAACATTTCATTGGAACCATGTCAGAAATTCAAAAGAATGCTTGGTTGGCATTCCAAAATATTCTTGGAAATACACAAGCACAGAATTACATTGAAATTGTCCACCAACTCTTGGAGaccttcaaactgctaggttgcaacatgagcatcaaattgcattttttacatagtcaTCTTGCTAACTTCTTGGAAAATCTTGATGCAGTCAGTGTTGAGCAGGGTGAACGATTctaccaagatttgaaggtcatggagacacggtatcaaggtagatgggatgtacatatgatggctgactattgttggagcatcaagcgagaatgtccacagattaaacactccagaaaaagctataagcggAAACTTTTACCTTGA